A segment of the Streptococcus dysgalactiae subsp. dysgalactiae genome:
TCTTGGACAAACACCAATGACACTTCTGAAAAATGATGTTTGAGACGACGGTAAGAATTAACCAATCCATGATGAGATTCTGCCGCTTCCAGTTGTTCTCGAATGGTTAATTGCTTTTGAGGTGATATCCCTGTGCCGTTGTCACTCACAGCAAAGACAATGTGATTGTCTTTGCGATAACAAGCTATCTCGATCCGGACATCGTGACGTTCTTTTAATCCATATTTTATAGCATTTTCAATCAAAGGGAGTAAAAACAACTTTGGCACAGAGAGGTTTTCAAGGTCTGGCGAGAGGTGAAAACAGTATTGTAATTCTTCAAAACGCACCTGATTGATGACCAAGTAAGAATCAATCACACTTAAATCATCTTTGAGTAGGACAGGTTTGGTGGAATCTGTCAGACTATACCGCAGTAATTTGGTGAGCTGAATAACAATTTTTTCAGTTAAAACTGGATCGTAATGGCTAGTGATTAAAATGGTTTCTAAAGTATTGTAGAGAAAATGAGGATTAAACTGAGCTTCCAACATCCGTTTTTCAAACACTAATTTTTGCGTTTCCAAGGCCAAGGTCTTGTCATGTAGTTCCTGTAATTGTTCCACCATGTGATTAATCTGGCCAGATAAATATTGAAACTCGTCTTGGCTATCTAAGTCAATCCGACTTTTTTCCTGGCGAGAAATAGCTCCCATCTCTTGAACCATTTGATTGATGGCTATCGAATTTTTAGCTGCAATACGATTGGCCAAGCCACTCGATTTGCGCTGTAAAATCACAAAGATAATAAGGGAAGAAATGAGCGAGAACAAGACAACTGACGTAATTGGAATCAGCGGACGGTACATGTATAACCAGAGATTTCCTTGCAGCGCTACTTTTCTCACGACAAAGGCACGATGATTTTGGAAAACAAAGTAATCTTGCAACAAGGAGCTATTAACCTTATCCAAACTGGAAGTGATAAAATCACGGTTGGTAAAGGTAAAAGTATTATCTAGTCGATCTGCAATGACCAAATCAGAGGTCAAGGTCTTGCTTGGATGGAGAAAATCTTTACCATTCATGACTAAAAAGACATGCCCTTTAACTTTTTCTTGGCTGATTATTGGCTTAATCACTATCAGATAATGACCTTCTTCATTATCCATGGTTATTCTAAAGAAAGGCTTTTTGGTCTTTGCTCCTGCCAAAACTTCCTGGATATAAACCGACTTGCTCAAAAAAGAACCCAAATGGGGATTGCTAGCAAACAAAAGGGTTTGGTTTTGAGAAAAGATAAAAAAATCAGTTGACAGTTGACTTGTTTGCCGAAGATGAAAATAGTGTTTGCTCAACTCTTCAGCGCTAATGCTACCATTTAGAAAAGGCTCAACACTCGTTATTCCTAAGTCTTCTAACAAGGCCTCTTGCTTAGTCACGAAACGGTGGTAACGGTCCGAAATCGTATTGACATCGCGGTACAAGCCAATTTGCTGTGGGGCTAAAGAGAAAATGACAAAAAGACCAATCAAAAGCACTGATAACATGAGTGATTGGTAAGAAAAATGCCGTGAAATGTCCTTTTGCAATCGTTGTTTAAACTTTTCTTCCACCTGGTTACCTCGCATTTGTATCTCCTTACATTATAGCAGATTCTTAACCGCTAACAGGTTTTTTCCAGAAATACTGCATCGCATCACGTCTTACCATTAATGAAAAAAGATAAGTAAGACAAGAAAACTTATCTTACTTACCTTTGTTGCTAGGAGATTATTAGCAAATGCCTAAAAGGCCAAGAATAATGCCAAGGAACATGATACCAAACATAATCCAGTTGATATTGACCTTTTTACGTAAGAGCCAAAAGGCTGCCAAAGTTACCAAAAGCGGTACAATGCCAATAAATAACTGATCAAGGTAATCTTGAATGGAAGCTGCTTCTTTGGCACCTTTCGCAGCAACCGTAAGAATGGTTTTGAATTTCACATTTGAAGCGGTCATTGATCCAACCATCATCAACCCAAGCATGCTTGAGGTTTTGGTCACAATTTTGATGCCACCAGATTCGTAAAGTTTTTTGATAAAGCCTGCACCAACAGAATAACCACCATATAGACTGTAATAATGAATGATAAAAGCAGGGATATTATACAAGAGCAAGAAGACAACAGCACCCATGGCTGACCCTGTACTTGCCAAGGAAATCCCAATTCCTGCAGCAATAACTCGAAGAATTCCCCAGAAGAAGGAATCTCCAACGCCGGAAATAGGTCCCATTAGGGATGCTTTTACCGCCGTAATGGCACTGGCATCAAATTCAGGATCTTCACTATTTTTCTTTTCCATCGATGCCACAAGACCCATGATAAAGTTATTGATGTGCATGGTGGCATTGAACCATGTCGTATGTCTAACCAGCGCGTCTGCCTTATCTTTATCTGTTTTGTAAAAATGATTAATAACAGGCAAAAGGGTGTAAATCACACCAACGGCATGATACTGGGTTGCACCTGTACGGCTGGCATTCATCGTCCATGAGCGCCAGAAGACTGAGCGCAACATTTTGCGTTCTTCTCTGGTCAAATTATCTTGTGATGTCATGCGAAGAAATCCTCCTCTTCTGATTCTTTTGAGTCAAAGCTTGTCTGATTGCTAAAGGCTCCCTTAGTGATAGCATCCAATTCCAAATCACGTTGGGAACTAATCACACAAATAACTGCTCCAAGCGCCGCTACGGCCACAGCTGGTAATTTCAAATAAGCTGTTAAGACAAAGCCCAATAGGTAAAAAACAGCTAATTTGTTGGTCCACAATAATTTCATCAGCATGGCAAAACCGACGGCTGGCAAGAGGCCACCTGCGGCACTTAGTCCATTCATGAGGTTTTGGGGAATGTGTTCCACGAAGGCATTCACCGGACCGCTTCCCACCAAAATACCAATAAAGGAAATAGAGGCAATGATTAAATAATAGATGATCCAAGTACCGTAGTGAAGCATCACTAACTGACCTTGATGATTAGCTTCAGCTGCTTTATCAACCATTGGAGCAAAGATATTCATGAAGACATTTTTTAAGAACATGACGACAAAAGCTGCCAACATTCCGATTGGAACAGCTAGAGTCATAGCTGCTTTTTGGTCAATATGTGAAATAATGGTAAAGGTTGTCGCCATAGCAGTTGCCGTTACAGGTTCTGCAGCAATCACACCACCAATATTAACATTTCCCAGGAAGAGGGCTTCTAAAGAAGCTCCCATTAAAATGCCGACCTTCATGTCTCCTAAAAGAAGACCTGTGACCAAACCAACCACCAAAGGTCTTTCCATCATGCTTTGACCGGTTAAATAATTTCCCCCAAAACAAATCAACACAGCTAATGCTGCCATTGTTGCTGGTACTAACATACTTTTTACCTCTCTTTAGTTGACTAATTGACTCAAATGAACCTTGGTATTGGATGGCAATACTTGGTTAAAGACATCAAGATTTGGCAAACTTGCTAATTCTTTTGCGGCAGTCATTTCTTCTGGGTTTAACAAAAGACTTGGCGTCACCTTAACCTTGCTTGCTGAATCTGACTTATCAAAGCGTCCCACATTAGCCACATTAACAGCTTCTAAGTCTGGAACTTCTTTAGCGATGGCGCAGGCATCTTTGACAGAATTCACAATAACAAAGATACGCTTGTCTTTGGCGCGTGGGTCATTAAAGAGCTTAATAGATTCTTCAACAGAACGGATAAGCAATTTCATGCCATTTGGTACGGCCATTTTTAGCGTCATTTGAGTGATCTCATTTTTAGCCGCTTCATCGTTGGCCACAACTAAGAGTGGAGCATTCAACTCTTTAGTCCAGACAACTGCAACTTGACCATGAATCAAGCGATCATCAACACGAATTTGGGTAATCATTTGTCTTCCTCCTAGATATTAATCAAAAAAGTCATCTTCTGAATCCGTAGCAGGGCTCAAGTCAACAAACTGAACCTGAGACTCATTGATAACGGTTACAATTTCGTCTTTAGTAAGCGCCTCATCAGGGTTCAAAAACATCACTGATAACAAGGTCGCTAGATTACTATTTGTGATTAAAAAAATATTATTTTTACCACTGGCCATCACAGCCGTTACCATTTTCTGATTCACACTACCACCTAATAAATCAGTAAAAATGAGGCCCTGTTCATCTGCTGCTACCCCAGCGATAAAGTCATCAATCTGGCTAGTATAATCACTATCATCAACATAAGCATCAATGATTTCAAGTGACTGACCCATCCCTGCTAAAATGTCAATGGAACTTTGCAAACCACTGGCTAGTCTGCCGTGACTACCAATGAGAAATTTTCGTTTCATTCCTATCCTCCTCTGTTAACAAAAAACGCTGAGTAAACGATAATTGCTTATCTCAACCAGTTATCTTTACTGAACTGGTTTAGCGATAGGTTTATTTTATCAAATGAAAACGTTTTAAAAATGCATTATTCTCTTTAAAATGTAGACAATTCTACACAAATAAGGTACAAAAAAAGAAACCAGTCAAACTGATTTCTCGTGTCTGATTACCAAATGCCCCAAGAGAATTGCATGCCTAGACTGACAAGAGTAATGGCCACCCAGCAAATAGCCCCTAAAAGAATAGCTTGACCGCCCGTCTTGATTAATTTAACCAGGTTTGTATTTAAACCAATCGCTGCCATAGCCATAACAATAAAGAATTTGGATAATTCTTTGAAGGAATGGAAAACATCGGCAGAAACACCAAAGCTGGTCATCAGCGTTGTAATGAGGGAAGCTAATAAAAAGAAGAGGATGAAACGAGGGAATGACTTACTAAGGATGAAGCCTTCTTCTGTAACGATTTCGTGCTCTTTTTTAGCGCGGTAAAGAGATAAGCCTAAAGTAATTGGAATAATAGCCAAGGTGCGAGTCAATTTGACAATGGTTGCGCCATCTAGTGTATTGGAATGGTGAACGGCATCCCAGGACGTGGCCGTTGCAGTCACGGAAGAGGTGTCGTTAACAGCTGTCCCAGCAAAAATAGCAAAACCTTCATTAGATAAGCCTAATAATTGTCCTAAACTTGGAAATAGCAAAGCTGCTAGAATATTAAAGAGAAAAATGACTGAAATAGCTTTGGCAATCTCATCATCCTTTGCCTTAATGACAGGCGCTGTCGCTGCAATCGCTGATCCCCCACAAATGGAAGAACCTACACCCACTAAAGTAGCCGTATTCACATCCAAGCCTAACCACTTTTGCAGGCCATAGGCAACTAACAGCGCGGTGGCAATGGTCGAAACGATAATCGGTAAAGACTGCATGCCCACTGCCATAACTTGGGTTAAGTTTAATCCAAATCCAAGCAAAACAACTGCTGTTTGCAAAATATACTTGGATGTAAAACTAATTCCCTCTTTAGTCTTGTCACGATGGTGATAAAACAAGGCTAACAACATTCCTAAAAGAATAGCAAAAACAGGTGCTCCAATAATGGGGAATAAGCGCCCTAAATACCAGGCTGGAAGAGCTAAAAGTAGACAAAGTAACAAGCCTGGAAGTTTTCTTAAATAAGTTGACATACTAAACTCCTTTTTCATTCCCTATTATAGACCTTTTACAAAGGCTTGTAAAATTGACCCTCATTCCTCAACACTCCTGTCATTTAGCTTTGGTGAGTCAACCATTATGTTATTTGATTCCCTTTGTGAGTGTTAACAACTGTTGAAGG
Coding sequences within it:
- a CDS encoding sensor histidine kinase, which translates into the protein MRGNQVEEKFKQRLQKDISRHFSYQSLMLSVLLIGLFVIFSLAPQQIGLYRDVNTISDRYHRFVTKQEALLEDLGITSVEPFLNGSISAEELSKHYFHLRQTSQLSTDFFIFSQNQTLLFASNPHLGSFLSKSVYIQEVLAGAKTKKPFFRITMDNEEGHYLIVIKPIISQEKVKGHVFLVMNGKDFLHPSKTLTSDLVIADRLDNTFTFTNRDFITSSLDKVNSSLLQDYFVFQNHRAFVVRKVALQGNLWLYMYRPLIPITSVVLFSLISSLIIFVILQRKSSGLANRIAAKNSIAINQMVQEMGAISRQEKSRIDLDSQDEFQYLSGQINHMVEQLQELHDKTLALETQKLVFEKRMLEAQFNPHFLYNTLETILITSHYDPVLTEKIVIQLTKLLRYSLTDSTKPVLLKDDLSVIDSYLVINQVRFEELQYCFHLSPDLENLSVPKLFLLPLIENAIKYGLKERHDVRIEIACYRKDNHIVFAVSDNGTGISPQKQLTIREQLEAAESHHGLVNSYRRLKHHFSEVSLVFVQEDDQFTVSYYVKE
- a CDS encoding PTS system mannose/fructose/sorbose family transporter subunit IID yields the protein MTSQDNLTREERKMLRSVFWRSWTMNASRTGATQYHAVGVIYTLLPVINHFYKTDKDKADALVRHTTWFNATMHINNFIMGLVASMEKKNSEDPEFDASAITAVKASLMGPISGVGDSFFWGILRVIAAGIGISLASTGSAMGAVVFLLLYNIPAFIIHYYSLYGGYSVGAGFIKKLYESGGIKIVTKTSSMLGLMMVGSMTASNVKFKTILTVAAKGAKEAASIQDYLDQLFIGIVPLLVTLAAFWLLRKKVNINWIMFGIMFLGIILGLLGIC
- a CDS encoding PTS mannose/fructose/sorbose/N-acetylgalactosamine transporter subunit IIC, whose product is MLVPATMAALAVLICFGGNYLTGQSMMERPLVVGLVTGLLLGDMKVGILMGASLEALFLGNVNIGGVIAAEPVTATAMATTFTIISHIDQKAAMTLAVPIGMLAAFVVMFLKNVFMNIFAPMVDKAAEANHQGQLVMLHYGTWIIYYLIIASISFIGILVGSGPVNAFVEHIPQNLMNGLSAAGGLLPAVGFAMLMKLLWTNKLAVFYLLGFVLTAYLKLPAVAVAALGAVICVISSQRDLELDAITKGAFSNQTSFDSKESEEEDFFA
- a CDS encoding PTS sugar transporter subunit IIB, yielding MITQIRVDDRLIHGQVAVVWTKELNAPLLVVANDEAAKNEITQMTLKMAVPNGMKLLIRSVEESIKLFNDPRAKDKRIFVIVNSVKDACAIAKEVPDLEAVNVANVGRFDKSDSASKVKVTPSLLLNPEEMTAAKELASLPNLDVFNQVLPSNTKVHLSQLVN
- a CDS encoding PTS sugar transporter subunit IIA; the encoded protein is MKRKFLIGSHGRLASGLQSSIDILAGMGQSLEIIDAYVDDSDYTSQIDDFIAGVAADEQGLIFTDLLGGSVNQKMVTAVMASGKNNIFLITNSNLATLLSVMFLNPDEALTKDEIVTVINESQVQFVDLSPATDSEDDFFD
- a CDS encoding YeiH family protein, encoding MSTYLRKLPGLLLCLLLALPAWYLGRLFPIIGAPVFAILLGMLLALFYHHRDKTKEGISFTSKYILQTAVVLLGFGLNLTQVMAVGMQSLPIIVSTIATALLVAYGLQKWLGLDVNTATLVGVGSSICGGSAIAATAPVIKAKDDEIAKAISVIFLFNILAALLFPSLGQLLGLSNEGFAIFAGTAVNDTSSVTATATSWDAVHHSNTLDGATIVKLTRTLAIIPITLGLSLYRAKKEHEIVTEEGFILSKSFPRFILFFLLASLITTLMTSFGVSADVFHSFKELSKFFIVMAMAAIGLNTNLVKLIKTGGQAILLGAICWVAITLVSLGMQFSWGIW